The sequence TTTACATTGGAAAATCCTATAATGCATTAGGTGCAATGTGTATTGATAGCACAGATGAGAATAATATAGAAGCTAAGAGATTAGCATTAAAGTATTTTCAAAAAGGAATAGAAGCAATAAAAAATTGTGAATATTATGATTTGGAGGCTATGATTTATAGTAATTTGGGATATGCGTATTCCAAATTAGGAAAAATAAAATTAGCGCTTGATAATTTATTCATAGCATTAAATTTATCAGAAAAAAATGATACTTTTGTGGTAAAACCTTTTGCTTTGTTTACAGTTGCAGAAACCTATTTTAAAGATGAAAAAGTTGAAGAAGCATTAATGTATCTTAATCAAGCAATAGATATTTTTAAATTTATAGGTGAAAGGCATAGAGTCGCAGAAGCATATAAATTATATTCTGATATTTATGAGAAAAAGGAAGATTTTAAACAAGCGTTGGAGTATGAAAGATTATATTCAAGCTTAATGCTTGATATTAAAAATAATGACTATATAAATATGATGTCTAAATCTCAAATGGAGTATGATCTTTTAAAAGCAGAGAAGGACAAAGAAATATATAGAATTAAGAATGAAGAACTTAATAAATTGAATTCTGAACTTAGTAAGTTAAATGAAGAGTTGCACGCTGCATACAAAGAGGTGAATAGATTGTCTGAAAGAGATTATTTAACTTCAACATATAACAGAAGAGGAGTAGCAAATAGAGTATCTAAACTAATAAAAACAGAAGTTAATGGAGTAATTCTATTTGATATTGATTGGTTTAAGAAAATAAATGATAAGTATGGTCATGATGCTGGGGATAAAGTCTTGAAACAGATGGTAGATAGAATAATGTATGGAATTGATGATGAATTTACTTTAGGCAGATGGGGAGGAGAAGAATTTCTAGTAATATTACCT comes from Clostridium sp. TW13 and encodes:
- a CDS encoding tetratricopeptide repeat-containing diguanylate cyclase, translated to MGTLEKGIQAYNENRYEETIKLLTSIESLDSFDKEEILKINKYLGMSHYRLANYMKAISYYKNCLIIAEEFKDNKLIFEAKYNMISVYCAISDFEKVKDLIAEILTIAENDGDKFYIGKSYNALGAMCIDSTDENNIEAKRLALKYFQKGIEAIKNCEYYDLEAMIYSNLGYAYSKLGKIKLALDNLFIALNLSEKNDTFVVKPFALFTVAETYFKDEKVEEALMYLNQAIDIFKFIGERHRVAEAYKLYSDIYEKKEDFKQALEYERLYSSLMLDIKNNDYINMMSKSQMEYDLLKAEKDKEIYRIKNEELNKLNSELSKLNEELHAAYKEVNRLSERDYLTSTYNRRGVANRVSKLIKTEVNGVILFDIDWFKKINDKYGHDAGDKVLKQMVDRIMYGIDDEFTLGRWGGEEFLVILPNKNKEETYDFCLKVFDVMEPEFYIDNAKINITITAGVDTFKNYADFEAGVKRVDIKLYQGKQNGRNIIIA